The Syngnathoides biaculeatus isolate LvHL_M chromosome 20, ASM1980259v1, whole genome shotgun sequence nucleotide sequence ttgcgagcacggaggcaaatgtgagtgactgatgtgAGATGTCatagcacccaaaaaaaaaaaaagatagatcagctgcttttaatatatttaaatgtatcaTTTGCAGACTGTTTACTGGCTCGGGGCTTCAGTGTCAGGCGCCTGCGTGGATTTACGAGCTGAAACTGAAGACCTGAAGGTTTTGCTCCAGCACCACAAACATCTCAGACCATTAGAGCAACACGGTACGTTGTGATTGTTATGCAACTTGAGCTTTATTGTATCCAGGGGTTATGAACTGAAAcctatgttttttaaaaaaaaaagtagatccaACAGCAGGCGTGGGGGACATCGTGCTGGCTTCGCTCTCTGCATTTCCTTCTCGCGAAATGGCGAAAGCTGAAGAGCAATCTAACCATTCCGGCCCGGATGACGGGAGTCACGTCGGGGGAACCGCAGAggatgaagtggctgtggaggtcATAGCAGAGGTTGAAGACGAGGAGCTTCACCTGATggcagaaaatgtcattttcattttggaagATAACGGTTGGGTTGAACGAGCCGAAGGGACGACGACCGACGCGGACGCAGGTAAAGCCGAGAAAgggatggatgaaaagggaaggggTCTCACGAGTATGCACCAGGCGGACGTTCACCAAGACGACGACTCATCCATGAAGGCCGGGCCCTCGTCGAAACCTCACGAATGTGCGGACTGCGGCAAGAAATTCAAGTATGCCTCCATCCTCACGGCCCACAGGGTCATCCACACGGGGGAGAGACCCCACGGCTGCCCCGATTGCGGCCGCCGCTTCTCTTTCCGCCAGGCCCTGGAACGGCACAGGAAAATCCACCAAATGGAACGCGGGTACGATTGCATCATCTGCGGGGAGATTTTTACGTCTCCGTCGGCATGCACCGAGCACAGGCAAACGCACGCGGAGGACGACAGCTACGAGTGCCCGCACTGCGAGAAGAAATTCGCCTGGTTGACAGCGCTATTGAGGCACCTGAAGAGTCAGCACGCGAAGTCAGCGGGCGTCGGGAGCGACGCCGACGATGCGGCGGGAGAGGCACCCCCTGAAAACGTCAAGGAGGTCGTTGCCCTCGCCGCCGTCCGCACCGGCCGACGCCAACGAAAACCAACCATGAAGATGGAAGCCATGGACTTGCAGAAACGCACGAAGAGCAAGAGAAAGCAAGAAGACATCGCGGAGAGGCCACCTGCCTTGGAGCAGGCGGCCTTCAGTTGGTCAGTGTCCTCCTGCGTTTCTCTCGTTTTATACCTCacgaacaaaaaaatcccccatAATCTTTCAAATGTGGGATGACCATGTCCTCTTTTAACCTCTCTCAAACAGTTCCGAGCATTCATACGGGTCACCCTTGGTCGTACTGAAAGATCCTGATGAAAGTGAGTCTTTACTTgcttttttgagaaaattccGGGCTCTGAAATCCTTCCAAAGAAATGATTAgcagtacttgtttttttttttttgcaattattgGAAAATGGATTTTGAACATTGATGTGATCTGTAATGGAACACTTGGATGTTTCTGTCAGATTGCGCGGCCGACGGCGCTTCGTCCCGTCCGGAGCGCCCCGTCCAGCACGTGAAGCGCCTTTGCTGGCAGGACGACGAGACGGCCCTCGCCGCTGGCGACTGCAAGTTTGGTTTCAACTGCCCGGACTGCGACCAGAGCTTCAACTTAATGTCGGCGCTCGAGTCGCACGAGTGCGTCCACGCAGGTGAGCAGCCTTTCCTCTGCTCTGATTCCGGGCGACGTTTCTCCTTCGAGCAATCCCTGGAGATGCACAAGCAGACGCACGCGTACGAGCCCGCCCTCCACGGCGAGTTCACCGAATCCGCCGCGCACAACACTTTGCCGGAGAGACGTACGGAGACTCCCGGCGAGAAAGCggacgaggtggcgagtccaaTAAAATGTCCCCAGTGCGGGCGGAGCTTTAGCTGCGCCAGGTACCTCACCAGGCACCTCTGCACCCGCCGGGTGGAGCGAGCGCACGCCTGCAGCTGCGGCAAGAGCTTCGCCCAGCGGGGGGCGCTCACGGCGCACCGCCGCACCCACCAGAAAGACCGGCCGCACGTTTGCGAGCGGTGCGGCAAGGGCTTCCTCTACAAAGGCGGCCTGGCCAACCACATGAAGATCCACTCGTCGGAGATGCCCTTCCTGTGCGCGTTCTGCGGGAAGTGTTTCAAGCGGGAGCGCAACTTGAAGAAGCACGAGCGCTGCCACACCAGGGAGAACGTCTACAGCTGCTCGCAGTGCGACAAGAGTTTTGTGTACAAGGCCACGCTGGTCAGACACGAGCTGACCCACTCGGGCGAGAGGCCGTACCTGTGCTCGGACTGCGGGAAGAGGTTCTTTTCCCACGCCGAGCTGCTCAAGCACGAGCGCTTCCACACGGGCCACAAGCCCTTCAAGTGCCCGCACTGCGCGAAGACGTTCACCCAGTCGTGCTACCTGACCGTTCACCTGCGCTACCACACGGGCGCGCGGCCTTACTCGTGCGCGGAATGCAACAAGGGCTTCCTCAGCGCCAACCGCCTGAAACGGCACACGCTGACCCACACGGGAGAGAAGCCCTTCCCCTGCGAGGCTTGCGGCAAGTTATTCAGGCAGTCGTATCACCTCAAAGTGCATCAACGGACGCACGACAAGATCATGTGAAGACaaacttttccaaaaaaaaaaaagggaatcccaccgcttcactttttccacattttgttttttgcctcaTTCCAAAACTGATTTCAAATTCCTCTTGAAATTCTCCACACAAGACTACATAGCGAGGTTTTAGTTTTCATCCTCGCCGTTTGTCGTTCCCCCCCATAATCTCGTCGTTGGGTGTTGCGTGTGGAATGGAGTCCATAACAAATGCGGAAAAGGTGAACTGCTGCAAATACTTTCACATACTCAACAAGTCGTGAGTCTTCAAACGGGGAAGTGGCCACCGAGTTTTGAGAGTCACCAGCGTGTTGCGACAGAGCCACCCAAAGACTCCCGGCAAAGGCGAAAATGGACGCGGGGACCGTTGCAGATTGCGAATTCTGATGCTCAGCTTCCTGTTGGAGAAGAGAAAGTACTGAAACTAAAACGATTGCACGTGTTTTCAAAAGTTCAgaggtcaaaatcatgttcaatgACCAGCGTTTGtctagaaatgtttatttttgttattaaagtgttcttacaaaacaaaactacacaaatgaacattttgtgaCGGGAAGACAACTTTTGAAGGGTCCACGACGGTCTTAATCTTGAGCTTACTTGTGAGAAAAAGATAGTGTTGCAGCTTTTGTCGGCAAAAGCAAAGAGGAATTGAGTTTGGATTTCCTGGATTTAGCtgacaaaacagaaaaaggcCCAAATGGCATTTCTATACTTAGCACCTAAGATAGTAGCGAACGCGCGTCGAGGCTACACAGCAACGTGCAGCGTGATGGGGCAGTGGTCGCTCCCCATGGCTTTGTTGCGGATCTTGCTGTCGCACAGGCCGGGCACCAGGGAGGACGACAGCACGAAATAATCCAGGCGCCATCCCACGTTCTTTGACCTGGAATTCATCATGTAGGTCCAGAAGGTGTAGGCGTTGGCCGTGTCGGGGTAGAGCTCGCGGAAGCTGTCGACGAAACCGGCCTCCAGCAACTTATCGAAGCCCTCGCGCTCCTCCGGGGTGAAGCCGGCGTTTTTCTTGTTGCCCTTGGGGTTCTTCAGGTCGATCTCCCGGTGGGCGACGTTGAGGTCGCCGCACAGCACCAGGGGCTTCTGCACGTCCAGCTCGCTCAGGTAGTTGCGGAAATCCTCGTCCCAGGTCTTGCGGTAATCCAAGCGCACCAGGCCTTTGCCGGCGTTGGGCACGTAGGCCGTCACCAGGTAGAAGGTGGGGAACTCCGCGGTGATGACACGGCCTTCTTTGTCGTGTTCCTCTTTACCTGAACAAGTCAAGAAAGGCGTTCGAAGAAAATTAGTCGAGTGTTAGCAAAGTGTAGGCTGGTTGTTGTTGAGAATAAGCGACATTGACGGGAGTGGGGAAGCCATGTCGCCTCTTTCCGGTGCACGCGAATGTTTGCCCCGCATCAAATTCGGCGTTAAATGCAGCACGGCCCTTCTCATTTGTCTCCAGATGGCACCCGACTTTCGGGCCACTCGAGGCAATTGTTGGAATTGGAGCTCACCGATGCCGTACGTGACTTTGACGGGCTCCGTTTTGCAGAGCATGGCCACGCCGCTGTAGCCCTTGTCGTCCGCCGTGCACCAGTACTTGTGCGGGTACTCGGGCATGGACGTGATTTCGGCGGGCAGGTTTTTCTCCGCGCACTTCGTCTCCTGCAGGCACAGGACGTCTGGACTCTCTTCACGCAGCCACTAGGAGGGACGAAGACAAGCGTTAGGTGGGgcaaaaccaaaatattagtCTCGGCGTtgggcttttttggggggatttaaaGGGTCAACTCACATCCAGGCCGTTCTTCTTCACCCAAGCTCTCAGTCCGTCCACGTTCCAGGAGGTGATCTTCATGTTGGCGTCGCGTCCATCTTTGCTGGTGGTTTTGTCCGGCGGGTCTTCGTACAAAACGGGAGCTTCGGGTTCCttagttttcttttctttcttcggAGTACTTTCTGTAAACGTACAATTACAGGGCGTGTGTGAAAGGTTTGGAAGGTTTTGCGCCTCCTGTACTCACCCGCCGTGGCGTCATTGTCCCCTTCCGCCGTGGCCTCTTCTGCCTTCCTGCCTCGCTTCATGCTTGAACGGAGGAAAACGCTTCGGAGACACCAAAAACGCGCACGCCACAGCACAGACGCCGCTgggaaaagtggaagaaaaaaaaaaaaaaagtgttaaaatgaacgcacacattttcacactacTTTTCAGAGTGGTGCCAACAGTGTAATGGCCTCATGTTTGTTTTAGTTCCTTTGCACGGCTTCTAGATTGCACGCACAGTTTTCTACCTATTGTGATATTGTTTGCGgttctttttcttctatgtACAAGGCTTGCAAAACACAGATTTGGAAATGTGACTGAATATCACCGTTGTTATTTGCATTGTTGAAGAATGCACGTACCATCTAGGCTAACACCTGAGTATGACCCACATTGcaataatgttaaaataattattgaaaCCATTTAAAGCAGAATTTGACCCAGCTGAGTTGCAGGTGTACCGAATATTTTGGCCAGTGGCTATTATGCATAATACCCAAATGAGATGAGGTGAAACTCGTCTATTTCGATGTTTTATGCCATTTATCGCAGTACATTAGATTTGAAGCAAAAGACTCGGGAAGTACGAGTTGCACGATGCACGACGTTCGCGTTGTATTGGAACAAAAGACGGCAGACGGAGGCCTCTTTCAAAGCAAGCCAGTAACTCTTAGCGTGCTAATTCAGCTTCTTTCGCcttgcatagaaaaaaaaaaaaaacccaaccccGATGAGTCTTTCAAGGTCCTCCTTAGGAGGTCGAAAAGAAATGTAGCTTGTTTACATAATGCAAATATTCATACTTGCACTTTGAGCAGGATGCAAAGCCGCGGGACACGCGAACCAGCAGTCACTCCCCCAAAACGTTTGATACAAAAGCGGAAGCTAACAGTACGCTAATGCGGCTGTTATGACACACTCGGGAGTGCGAGCGCGGTCAACGTTGAAGTACCGCAGCTTGTGCGGAACCGAAGGCTTCAATCCGATCCGGTTGAGGTGCTTATGGCactttattgtaaataattcGTGCATGCGCAACCGTAGAGATTTGCCCGTACTATTTTCCCCACGTGCTCCTTCAAATGGACCCTCTGTTCAATgcctgcatgaaaaaaaaaaaaaacccagaaaggATAGATTTCAACATTGCATGTTTGTGAATTACCATATTTAGATCTACTGTCGTGTGGGATCGGGTGAAAAAAAGTGGCAGatgttaatttgttttattttatttgtttacttttatAGTCAGGCGAATCGAACACTTTTGAGTATTTATGGTCCTAGGATTTCACCTGGGCGAGTTACTTGGCTAGGAAGTCACAATTAGTTTCTCATAAACGCACCCAAGTGGGACAAAAGTGAGTTTATTGAAGCGTTTAACCTATTCGATATTGTGCGTCGGTATTTATGGTATGTGTAACAAAAAAAGGTAGTCTGTCGTAGCTCCATGGCTAACTGTAAAGTGGAAATTGTTTAGTTTTCCTGTCAGAAACCAAATGACGTCTCGTACTCGGAACATATATCACGTCCTCTCTTTTGATTAATGTCACTCATTAGTTTGCTTTCCTCATTGCAGACTATTTCTTATTTTCCCTTTAAATTCGTCTTGAGCTGCAATGACTGTGGTCATCGGGTTTGAGGGCAGTGCCAATAAGATTGGCATTGGgatcatcaaagacggcgaagTACTTTCTAATCCTCGACGGACCTACATTACCCCTCCCGGTGAAGGCAAGGCTCGATAATTTATATACATATGTCtatttttaaagataaaatTCATAAATGTATGGCATTAAAAGTTTGTTTCCCTTAAAAGGCTTCCAGCCAAGTGACACGGCCAGACATCATCGCTCCGTTATACTGACAGTCTTAAAGGAGGCCTTGGACCAAGCGGGGGTGAAACCTTCCGACATTGACTGTGTGGCATATACGAAAGGTCATTCAGCGtggtgacattttgaaaaagaattTGTAATTAATCAATAAAATGGATTATTTTCTCATCAGGTCCAGGCATGGGCGCTCCCCTGGTAACGGTGGCCGTGGTGGCTCGCACGGTCTCCCAGTTGTGGGGCAAGCCCCTGGTGGGCGTCAACCACTGCATCGGCCACATCGAGATGGGCCGACTCATCACCGAAGCCCAGAACCCCACCGTGCTTTACGTTAGCGGAGGGAACACGCAGGTCGGGGGCCGATGACCAATGACGTGTTTGAGGCAATTAAATGAAATcgtcaataaaatgtttttgtctttccttCCCTTCGAAGGTTATCGCGTACTCTGAGCGGCGCTACAGAATCTTTGGGGAGACCATCGACATCGCCGTGGGCAACTGTTTGGACAGATTCGCTCGCGTTATCAAGGTTTGTGTTCTGTTGACGTCAAcgtgagtccattttttttttccccccatctaaTGTTTTTACGTGCAGATTTCAAACGATCCCAGTCCCGGCTACAACATAGAACAGATGGCGAAGAAGTAAGCGATGGTGcactatttttaaattttgacttttattAATGTGTACATTTTCGCTATTATTCAGAGGCAGTCAGTATGTGGAGTTGCCATACACTGTGAAAGGAATGGACGTGTCATTTTCCGGAATACTTTCCTACATTGAGGTGAGCGATTGCATTAAATAACAATTTAGAAGGAATGATACGACTAAATGTTGTTGCAATAATAGGAAGCGGCTCACAAGATGCTTGGATCTGGTCAGTGTACAGCGGAGGACTTGTGCTTCTCGCTGCAGGTTAGAATTCACTCATCAATATCTTCAAATAGGATTAATAAATAGGTGGGGACATATTTGAGTTTGTTCCTCCAGGAGACGGTGTTCTCGATGCTGGTGGAAATCACAGAGCGGGCCATGGCTCACTGCGGCTCCCGAGAAGTCCTCATAGTCGGCGGCGTTGGTTGTAAGTGCGCTAGGAACGCTTGAATGAGTTGAGGCATTTAGCGATGGGCCTTTGGGGCCAATAAAAATCAATGATGAAAGATTAAATATGCCGTCAAACTGCTTTCGCAGGTAACCTGCGTCTGCAGGAGATGATGGGGCAGATGTGCTCGGAAAGAGGGGCCAAAGTTTTCGCCACTGATGAAAGGTAGACGTGTCTGTCCATAACTACCGATTTACTGGACTTATTTCAGGCAAGCTGAGCTTGGATTCACAACCCCGCACACAATTGTAGGAGAAGgtcacgtcacgtcacgtcacgtTTTTATGGTGTCATGTTCCAAAGCCAATCCAAAGTGACTTGAGTGGTGTTGGGACAGCAAAGTGTAATTTACAACCGGTGCTCGAAAATGTACCGAACGGAGAGAGCTCGTGCACCCGCGTCactgaagtcacgtgactggcaaAGCATGCTTCAATGCTAAGTGGGTTGGAGACGACAGAAATATGTTTTGGAGCACGACGCTCAGAGTTGTGTCCGATACCGttgaacatttagaaggtgacgataaatgagataaactcggcacagagggcccatatttaatgccgaagtcgatgtttttgccgataagaaattggagcGTTAACCtgcttgcgcttgtcttgggCAACTGGATCTGcgcctggatctggtgagtaagtcgtcgagatttccacggaagagtttgaaagcgtagaaaagtctgggcgcatacaaatacttgttGTTGGAGCTGTTcctaatcaagaataaatctcaGAGTTTTTTCAATAtgaatactaatatttaaataaatgacccctgcttttacacaaactcgcattaactatgattgggggggaggAGACAAGTCGGCCCCTCCATTCACGAAGCATATtatggccacatgttaaactttggtaaatttCTCTGtaacaatttaatttatttaatatgcattgttgtgAAATGAGtctaatgtgtatttaaaaaaagaaaataaacggcTCTGGTacgcggaagtgtgttttgGCCACACGATAAACCTCTGTGTGCCCGACGGTTtatgttctttctttctttttttaatctcaaatgagtccaatgcgtattaaggaagaaaaaaaaacgtctgtcggggagaggtttaccgaagattgtttggccgcaacacgctcggtgtacgttggagacgactcccgtttttttttttttttttttttaaaactcattattctcaaatgagccgacttggcattatgaatacttcttgggaattagaGATTGATCAGAGTAATTCCTACCTGAGGTGAAGCGATTGTTACGCAGtcgtgcgtattttggttgggcaccaccTATCACGttaaattgctgaaatccatcgttttcttcagctggtattctatagaatgacctctttgaatatccgtctTGTGTGTGGTGACAACCAATGGCACGTCTCATCAGGCATTGTGCATATTCTGCTCCCGTTTAAGGTCTCCcgcactgtcgagcagctctttttgaccggcaatacggtgCCGTCATTCACCTAAATTGTACATTATGAAACATCTTGAAAAGAGATTTGTAATTTGACAAGCACCCTAATTTGTAACATTGCATGCATACAATATTTCAACTGTAGATTCTGTATCGACAACGGCGCCATGATCGCGCAAGCCGGCTGGGAAATGTTTCGATCCGGGCAAGTGACGGAACTGGAGGACTCGTGGATCACGCAGAGGTAAGGAGCCCACTTTTAGCACCTCCGTGTAAGTTAGAAAATGCATCCCTAAACGTTTGTCCTGTTTGCAGGTACAGAACAGATGAAGTGGAGGTGACGTGGAGAAAGTGATGGTGGAAAACTGCACCTAAAGGGAATGTCAGTGTCCCGTGAGACTTAAGCACCCGCACGTCAACGCCTCTCTCAGGTAGCGTCTGATAATATTGCGCGTCTGACAAGTCGGATCAGGGGAAGCCCggcggttgttttttttttttatcttgaaggGACCACCTCATTGCTGTcaagaaaatgtgtttggaaTCAGAAGGACACtataaaatggattgcacttgCAAActtattgtattgttttcttGTCAAATAGATTCCAGTCCTCAAATAATTGGGCAGAAATAACAGCAGCGAGTCAAGTTTAATCTTTTATTAAGCAATACTGTTCATGTACATTCCTCCTCCAGTGTAATTTATTTCcaaattctttttcaaaaatcaaCATATTGAACACTGAGCTCCCTTATGGATTCATGAGCAACATTCACCTGAttagaaaacaaacttttttttttttttttggggtggggggtgacaGCATTAACCTCTGACGGCGATAACGGGGCAATTCTACTGTGCCTTTGAATACACCCCCTCTGTAAACCCAAGAGACAAACGATACAACTCTAGCAGGTACAAGACGTCaaatggagtggggggggggggggttaggccATCGCTAATAACATAATTCGCTTGAACAAAGTGCTTGATTGACCACACGCTTGACACTggacagttaaaaatgtaacgttccaaaaaaaagggggcggggggaaaagaaaagaattctCAAAGATTGTTAAAAGAAGGATGAGGGGGGTGGAAAGAAGACATACAAGCTAAAATTCAGAACAGGGCGATGGAACAACGGTCTGATTTACTTAAGGCAGACTTTGTAATaaggcgattaaaaaaaaaaaaaaaaaaaagaagaagaaaaaaggtcaTTGCTGTAAGATCTCAAAAAGGAGTTAGTCCAAAGTGTCTCAGTGTGGCTTTGCATGGAGACATCATCCTGAGTGCAGCGCGTGAGAGGGAACTCCAAGAATTGTCCGTCGTGACGTCGACGCGCACGGGGGCGCGTGTCCATTTGCGTGCGTGTGGGTGTATATACgcgtctggggggggggggggtgcgggcgCCGCTAGGCCGGGTGCTCCCGGAAGTCCTTGTACCACATAACTCTTTTTGGATCTGAAAAGATAAAAACAGGTTGGAGCAAAAACTAATTGGGACCCCCTGTTGAAAATGGAGTCAAAAGCAAATTTTAGAACTGATATGTGGTGTAAATGCGGATTAATAGGAAAAGGTAATAAGAAACATATTTCAGAGGCACGGTCCTAGGTGGGATTGCTTGTGTGTAATACATGGGTCAAAAGTGTGTCGGTGACTGAGTCTGCTTTACCACATGGAAAAAAACtattgaaagtttaaaaaaaaaaaaacttactagTGGGGTTCTGAACAAGGAAGTGTGGTGGAGTGTGGGGAAGCCTGTTCTTTTACATACTTAGAAAATAACGGTATTATATATAGGTATAATAATGGTATGTGTTAAGGTAGGGTTTACTGTTAAACAAGAGGGCAGattcatatttcaaatcaaACAGCGGTGCGTTTGGATCATTTTAGCATTCAACGTACCTCTTTTCTGTTTGTTGCAGATTGCATTCCATTCTGCAGAGGAAGCAAAGAAAAGTTACAAAAGTACATTCTAGCATGTTCGGTTATGaggatttcatatttttttccccaatatttaGGCTATGGATTGAAGGGTCACCTCTATTATGGAAGTTGAGAGCCTCCACAAGGTGGCGACAACTGAGTAGCAGCTCCCCGTTGTTCTCATCCAGGTCGGGGTGCGTCGCCGGGGCGGCAGAGGTAGCAAAGGGGGCTGGGGCTTCTTGGGGGGCCCGGATGGCGAGCGGCGGTTCTCCCGGCGTGTCTCCGGGCTGGGGCGCGGGGGGGTCGGGAACGGGCCTGGTCTCGCTGATGAAACTCAGCCCCCATTGATTTTGGAGCAGAACGCCGATGGCGTGGCGGTCCTCCTCCAGAATGGCGCCGGTGGCTTTGGCCTTCACCTTGGAGGCGTAGCTGACGGCCGGCTGCAGCTTGGCGGGGCTGTCCTGCACCGGGAAGGCGGGCGGGGGCTTGAGCAGCGACAGACTGTCCTCCACCCACCGGTCCTTCCGGTTAACCTTTTGGGCGCGGCCGAGCTCCTTCTGGCCGGTGTCCCGGCGAAGGCCGCGGCCTTTGTACTGCGGGCCCTTGCGTTCTTTTTCCCCGCGGAAGCCAAAGGGATGCGCGCGGGCGGGTCCGATCTGGTCGGCCTCGGGAGAGAGCTGGCGCGACCGGCCCCCGGAGAGGCAGCCtcctcccccgcccccgccgcaGTTGCCGGGCGACAGGCGTCGGTTTCGGACGTGCGGCTCCGGGTTGGCGGTGGCGACGAGGACCGCGGGGTCGCACAGGGTATCGGATTCGCACACACTGTTACTAGCTTCCCACGTACCTGGAGGAACACACGTGCGGCATTAGTCGTTTCGAATGATTATGGGAGTTGggttccccccccacccctatcccaaaaacatgcattcattggaaactgtAAATGGACCCTagttgtgattggctgacaaccagttgagggtgtaccccgccttctgcctgatgaGGATAGGCAGGGGGAGCGTCTCAAGACAGCTTACGGGCGCCGATCGCATTGACATTTTGTTTCCAACAAGGATCTTatttgtcagtttcaatgttttGATTATGAGAGATGCTGCTGACTGTTGTTATGCTACAGGATAAGTTTTaagtaaagaaaaatgtttagctaaaagatgtattttttttccaagacctTGACTGTAGAAAAAGTTAGGAAGCCATTTGTTGTAAAATTTTTATAACTTAATCAAGTGGGAGCTTCACGCACTTGTAAGAAAGTTTATAGTTCAAtaccccccccacaaaaagacaaaaaaaaaaaactagttgc carries:
- the apex1 gene encoding DNA-(apurinic or apyrimidinic site) endonuclease, translating into MKRGRKAEEATAEGDNDATAESTPKKEKKTKEPEAPVLYEDPPDKTTSKDGRDANMKITSWNVDGLRAWVKKNGLDWLREESPDVLCLQETKCAEKNLPAEITSMPEYPHKYWCTADDKGYSGVAMLCKTEPVKVTYGIGKEEHDKEGRVITAEFPTFYLVTAYVPNAGKGLVRLDYRKTWDEDFRNYLSELDVQKPLVLCGDLNVAHREIDLKNPKGNKKNAGFTPEEREGFDKLLEAGFVDSFRELYPDTANAYTFWTYMMNSRSKNVGWRLDYFVLSSSLVPGLCDSKIRNKAMGSDHCPITLHVAV
- the osgep gene encoding tRNA N6-adenosine threonylcarbamoyltransferase — protein: MTVVIGFEGSANKIGIGIIKDGEVLSNPRRTYITPPGEGFQPSDTARHHRSVILTVLKEALDQAGVKPSDIDCVAYTKGPGMGAPLVTVAVVARTVSQLWGKPLVGVNHCIGHIEMGRLITEAQNPTVLYVSGGNTQVIAYSERRYRIFGETIDIAVGNCLDRFARVIKISNDPSPGYNIEQMAKKGSQYVELPYTVKGMDVSFSGILSYIEEAAHKMLGSGQCTAEDLCFSLQETVFSMLVEITERAMAHCGSREVLIVGGVGCNLRLQEMMGQMCSERGAKVFATDERFCIDNGAMIAQAGWEMFRSGQVTELEDSWITQRYRTDEVEVTWRK
- the si:ch211-214j24.10 gene encoding uncharacterized protein si:ch211-214j24.10; translation: MHIKTGTWEASNSVCESDTLCDPAVLVATANPEPHVRNRRLSPGNCGGGGGGGCLSGGRSRQLSPEADQIGPARAHPFGFRGEKERKGPQYKGRGLRRDTGQKELGRAQKVNRKDRWVEDSLSLLKPPPAFPVQDSPAKLQPAVSYASKVKAKATGAILEEDRHAIGVLLQNQWGLSFISETRPVPDPPAPQPGDTPGEPPLAIRAPQEAPAPFATSAAPATHPDLDENNGELLLSCRHLVEALNFHNREWNAICNKQKRDPKRVMWYKDFREHPA